One Gloeothece verrucosa PCC 7822 DNA window includes the following coding sequences:
- a CDS encoding ion channel, translating into MLPPLKYRHKPSLTKNRTTPPSSQKLWLRFDGTKISIEGLGVWYHYWKDPYHLLLTLPWSGFLLIIILYYIFLNTIFALAYLSCGQGIHDLPPGSFLDAFFFSVHTLATIGYGNMYPTSIYANCLVAIEAFVSIIGLALITGLAFARFSQSSARILFSKVSVISPYNGIPSLMLRAANQRRNLILEAKMRVYLMWDEVSSEGNFMRRVHELKLLRNHTPSFAMTWMVIHPIDEHSPLYNITPELLEKRKAMVMVSVTGVDETIAQPMYARYAYGFREILWHHQFEDVVYHTANGDRYIDLSYFHRVKAKEA; encoded by the coding sequence ATGCTTCCTCCCCTAAAATATCGACACAAACCTTCCCTAACCAAAAATCGTACTACTCCCCCATCAAGCCAAAAATTGTGGCTCAGATTTGATGGTACAAAGATCAGTATAGAGGGTCTTGGGGTTTGGTATCATTATTGGAAAGACCCTTATCATTTGCTGCTAACTCTTCCTTGGTCAGGATTTTTATTGATTATCATTTTGTACTATATATTTTTAAATACTATTTTTGCTTTAGCCTATTTATCATGCGGACAAGGGATTCATGACTTACCCCCAGGTTCGTTTTTAGATGCTTTTTTCTTCAGTGTTCATACTCTAGCCACCATTGGTTATGGGAATATGTACCCTACCTCAATTTATGCTAATTGTCTGGTGGCAATAGAAGCTTTCGTGAGTATTATCGGATTAGCTTTAATCACTGGCTTAGCTTTTGCTCGTTTTTCTCAGTCAAGCGCCCGAATTTTATTTAGTAAAGTCAGTGTTATTTCCCCTTATAACGGCATTCCTAGTTTAATGCTTCGAGCCGCTAATCAGCGCCGCAATCTCATTTTAGAAGCGAAAATGCGAGTTTATTTGATGTGGGATGAGGTGAGTAGTGAGGGAAATTTTATGCGTCGTGTTCACGAATTAAAACTGTTGCGTAATCACACCCCAAGCTTTGCGATGACTTGGATGGTTATTCACCCGATTGATGAACACAGTCCTTTATATAATATTACCCCCGAATTACTCGAAAAAAGAAAAGCGATGGTTATGGTTTCTGTGACAGGAGTAGATGAAACCATTGCCCAACCCATGTATGCTCGTTATGCTTATGGATTTAGGGAGATTCTTTGGCATCATCAATTTGAAGATGTTGTCTATCATACGGCCAATGGCGATCGCTATATCGATTTATCTTACTTTCATCGGGTTAAAGCTAAGGAAGCATGA
- a CDS encoding DUF1517 domain-containing protein codes for MSSWRDRINKMTGRTRYVVCRIFIHLSGQEIAPLLGVLNEAAIEAVESDGDMEVLGEGLVNICQKLLDLKIYWRSAANEGDVFWKEEDAGDYVTELFTDSAQRYGSGTEFDEGVGENEPLTLPITRNIVVMITVAFEGEHPDLETNLADLQALENSLKALINLNYQGQLRAIQVHFAPAQLGDELTNDQLLINYPELVPL; via the coding sequence ATGAGTTCTTGGCGCGATCGCATTAACAAAATGACAGGAAGAACCCGTTATGTGGTTTGTCGGATCTTTATCCATCTGTCAGGACAAGAAATCGCTCCTTTATTAGGAGTGCTAAACGAAGCCGCCATAGAAGCGGTAGAATCAGACGGAGATATGGAAGTTTTAGGCGAAGGTTTGGTTAATATTTGCCAAAAACTCCTAGACCTGAAAATTTATTGGCGATCTGCCGCTAATGAAGGGGATGTCTTTTGGAAAGAAGAAGACGCGGGAGATTATGTGACGGAATTATTCACCGACTCAGCACAACGCTATGGAAGTGGAACAGAATTTGATGAGGGAGTAGGGGAAAACGAACCTCTAACCCTACCTATTACCCGCAACATAGTTGTTATGATCACAGTAGCCTTTGAGGGTGAACATCCCGACCTAGAAACGAATTTGGCGGACCTCCAAGCCCTCGAAAATAGTCTAAAAGCCTTGATTAATCTAAATTATCAAGGACAATTAAGAGCGATTCAAGTTCATTTTGCTCCGGCTCAGTTGGGAGATGAATTAACCAATGACCAACTTTTAATTAATTACCCTGAACTTGTACCCTTATAA